In a single window of the Maridesulfovibrio bastinii DSM 16055 genome:
- the tgt gene encoding tRNA guanosine(34) transglycosylase Tgt — protein MTENKPGHFKIHATDGNARRGTLTTAHGTIETPVYMPVGTQGSVKAVSPRDLRDIGSQIILGNTYHLYLRPGDELIARRGGLHKFSTWDRPILTDSGGFQVFSLESIRKISEQGVEFRSYIDGSKHFFSPEKVISIQKNIGSDIMMVLDECVGYGNDREYTDRSLEMTTRWARRCREAYPVGSGDQLMFGIVQGGFHKDLREKSLEQLAEIPFEGYAIGGLSVGEPIPDMYDILRHIAPKLPQDKPRYLMGVGTPLDILEGIADGVDMFDCVLPTRNARNGTLFTSMGKVNIKRAEYREDDSPLDPNCDCYTCRTFSKAYLRHLYTAKELLSYQLNSIHNLRFFLKLTEQARAAIETGTLADLIKRYQSVYPVPTR, from the coding sequence ATGACAGAAAACAAACCAGGACATTTTAAAATACACGCAACGGACGGCAATGCCCGTCGCGGAACTCTGACCACAGCCCATGGAACAATTGAGACTCCGGTCTACATGCCTGTAGGCACTCAAGGCAGTGTTAAGGCTGTCAGCCCCCGTGATTTGAGAGACATCGGTTCTCAGATTATTTTAGGCAATACCTATCACCTGTATTTAAGACCCGGAGACGAACTCATCGCCCGGCGTGGCGGACTGCATAAATTTTCCACATGGGACCGCCCCATACTCACTGACAGTGGCGGTTTTCAGGTCTTCAGCCTTGAATCAATACGCAAAATTTCTGAACAGGGAGTTGAATTCCGTTCATACATAGATGGCTCAAAACACTTTTTTTCACCTGAAAAAGTAATTTCCATCCAGAAGAATATCGGTTCCGACATCATGATGGTCCTTGATGAATGTGTCGGCTACGGTAATGACCGTGAATACACTGACCGCTCACTTGAAATGACCACCAGATGGGCCAGAAGATGCCGCGAAGCATACCCGGTAGGCTCAGGTGACCAGCTCATGTTCGGAATTGTTCAGGGAGGATTCCACAAGGACCTCCGTGAAAAAAGTCTTGAACAACTGGCGGAGATTCCATTCGAAGGGTACGCAATCGGCGGATTAAGCGTTGGCGAACCTATCCCGGATATGTATGACATTCTGCGCCACATAGCTCCCAAGCTGCCTCAGGATAAACCGCGTTATCTCATGGGGGTCGGAACCCCGCTTGATATTCTGGAAGGCATTGCAGACGGTGTCGATATGTTTGATTGTGTTCTGCCCACCAGAAATGCCCGCAACGGAACTCTTTTTACCAGTATGGGCAAGGTCAACATTAAACGCGCCGAATACAGGGAAGATGATTCTCCACTTGATCCCAACTGCGATTGTTACACCTGCAGGACTTTCAGCAAAGCTTATCTTCGTCATCTCTATACGGCAAAAGAGCTGCTGTCCTACCAGCTTAACTCCATACATAATTTAAGATTCTTCCTTAAACTTACGGAGCAGGCCCGTGCAGCGATTGAAACCGGAACCCTTGCCGATCTTATTAAAAGATACCAGTCTGTTTACCCTGTTCCTACAAGATGA
- the nth gene encoding endonuclease III, translating into MAKKKVLERAEIIYDRLIRRYPDPQSELTWKTEWELLVATILSAQCTDVRVNKVTPELFKRWPGPEELALADVTEIEKVIRTTGIYHNKAKNLSATAKMVTHEYSGKLPRNMKEMTKLPGVARKTANIVLSNAMGIHEGIAVDTHVKRLSNRMGLTESSNPAVIEKDLMPLFKRENWGNANHIMVLFGREVCSARKPMCEDCPLNDICPRIGVGK; encoded by the coding sequence ATGGCAAAGAAAAAAGTTCTTGAACGGGCTGAAATAATATATGACCGGCTGATCCGTAGATACCCGGACCCGCAGTCTGAGCTGACATGGAAAACAGAATGGGAGCTCCTTGTCGCAACAATTTTATCAGCCCAGTGTACTGATGTTCGAGTCAACAAAGTTACGCCGGAATTGTTCAAACGCTGGCCCGGTCCTGAAGAACTGGCCCTGGCAGATGTAACTGAAATTGAAAAAGTGATCCGCACTACCGGAATCTATCACAACAAGGCAAAAAATCTTTCTGCCACAGCAAAGATGGTTACTCATGAATATTCAGGGAAACTTCCCCGGAATATGAAAGAAATGACCAAACTTCCGGGTGTTGCCAGAAAAACGGCAAACATAGTTTTATCAAATGCAATGGGAATCCATGAGGGAATTGCGGTAGATACCCACGTCAAAAGACTTTCAAACCGCATGGGGCTTACTGAAAGCAGTAATCCGGCTGTAATTGAAAAAGATCTTATGCCGCTTTTTAAACGTGAAAACTGGGGTAATGCAAATCATATAATGGTATTGTTCGGACGTGAAGTATGTTCCGCCCGTAAACCAATGTGCGAAGACTGCCCTTTAAATGATATCTGCCCCCGCATAGGGGTTGGGAAATAA
- a CDS encoding YhjD/YihY/BrkB family envelope integrity protein, producing MGSSLSVKFKEYFHKDLWDSSQSEDFFLVRIINKILRIGYLVLHGFLNDQCMIRASALTFTTMLSIVPFLAVAFSIAKGMGAQDSQFIHDILLKISAGREEVVLRILEYINNTNVKTLGWIGMGTLLFTVLSTVGAIEKAFNLIWKVKKGRTFWRKFTDFFSVTLICPVAVILATSISVTVKQQVVVSKIETIYGMSVLESGLIYLAPFLTIWIAFTFIYAFMPNTKVRISAALIGGIVAGTIWQTAQWAYINWQIGVSKYNAIYGSFAQLPLFLLWLYISWIIVLLGAEIAYGVQNVVTFRQSRLVSASSIEDLQKFSLLALSVMSRRFEKAEPPYSVEELSEKMGIPVSFITTLFEMLVDEGILVSGNDLENNVYAFAVTPERITVTYLLGSLSSYGGGVAANIKSPEMDFVNGIIKDIKTAIMGSGKDLTLKDCGKLMEETLGPIS from the coding sequence GTGGGTTCATCTTTATCTGTGAAATTCAAAGAATATTTTCATAAAGATTTGTGGGATTCCAGCCAGTCTGAGGATTTTTTTCTCGTTAGGATCATTAATAAAATCCTTCGTATAGGCTATCTTGTTCTGCATGGATTTTTAAATGATCAATGCATGATCCGGGCATCTGCTCTCACTTTTACCACCATGCTCTCAATTGTTCCTTTCCTCGCAGTAGCATTTTCCATTGCAAAGGGTATGGGAGCTCAGGACTCGCAATTTATTCATGACATCCTCCTTAAAATAAGCGCAGGCAGAGAAGAGGTTGTTCTTCGAATTTTAGAGTATATCAACAATACGAATGTAAAAACTCTCGGCTGGATAGGTATGGGAACTCTGCTTTTCACCGTCTTATCCACAGTCGGGGCCATTGAAAAGGCTTTCAATCTTATCTGGAAGGTAAAAAAGGGCAGAACATTCTGGAGAAAATTTACTGATTTTTTCTCGGTTACACTTATCTGCCCGGTGGCTGTTATTTTAGCTACCAGTATTTCAGTAACGGTGAAGCAGCAGGTCGTAGTCAGCAAAATTGAGACTATTTATGGAATGAGTGTTCTGGAATCAGGTTTGATATATCTGGCTCCGTTTCTGACCATCTGGATAGCTTTCACTTTTATTTATGCTTTTATGCCGAATACCAAAGTCAGGATATCGGCAGCTCTTATCGGCGGTATAGTCGCTGGAACCATCTGGCAGACAGCCCAGTGGGCCTATATAAACTGGCAGATTGGTGTCAGCAAATATAATGCTATCTATGGAAGTTTTGCCCAGCTCCCTCTTTTTCTGCTCTGGTTATATATAAGCTGGATCATTGTTCTTCTTGGAGCTGAAATTGCCTATGGGGTTCAAAATGTTGTGACTTTCAGGCAAAGCCGTCTTGTATCCGCCTCAAGTATTGAGGATTTACAGAAATTTTCTCTTTTAGCTTTGTCCGTTATGAGCAGACGCTTTGAGAAGGCTGAACCTCCGTACTCAGTTGAAGAGCTTTCGGAAAAGATGGGTATCCCTGTGAGTTTTATCACTACGCTTTTTGAGATGCTGGTGGATGAGGGAATTCTTGTTTCAGGGAATGATCTTGAGAACAATGTCTATGCTTTTGCCGTCACTCCGGAAAGAATCACGGTAACTTATCTTCTTGGTTCTCTGTCCTCATACGGAGGAGGCGTGGCCGCTAATATAAAATCACCTGAAATGGATTTTGTGAACGGTATTATCAAAGATATCAAAACTGCCATAATGGGCAGTGGTAAAGATCTTACCCTGAAAGATTGCGGAAAACTTATGGAAGAGACTCTGGGGCCTATCTCATAG
- the cutA gene encoding divalent-cation tolerance protein CutA, protein MDISIIYITAPDIAEARSIGAELMKQRLVACVNMVPSIESMFFWDGELRNENEVLMVAKTKKELVPKLTAAVKEIHSYECPCIVAFDISGGNSDFLEWVGRETQ, encoded by the coding sequence ATGGATATCAGCATAATATATATAACAGCACCTGATATTGCAGAAGCCCGCAGCATAGGTGCCGAGTTGATGAAGCAGAGACTTGTTGCCTGCGTCAATATGGTACCTTCTATAGAATCAATGTTTTTCTGGGATGGAGAGCTTAGAAATGAAAATGAAGTTCTCATGGTTGCCAAAACAAAAAAAGAACTGGTTCCAAAACTCACCGCTGCGGTTAAAGAGATTCACAGTTATGAATGCCCCTGTATTGTTGCATTTGATATCAGTGGAGGCAACAGTGATTTCCTTGAGTGGGTAGGCAGGGAAACACAGTAG
- a CDS encoding YdcF family protein — protein MIIGSLAFFIYMYFAAEILTTHDRLEKSDAIVVLGGSFYRPFYAADLYKKGFAPQIYCSRPYVPDEVRLLRSKGIKRKYQWEILREILIKKGVPENSIIFFGTANVSTADEAEQLRTLLDKSGIKHGLKLIVVTSPLHTFRAGLIFRATFPESTIIMAGEPYDKPPSKWWTDFRSARFVVLETAKLFFYTFGGSFKSSSISFR, from the coding sequence ATGATTATCGGGTCCCTTGCTTTTTTTATTTATATGTATTTTGCAGCGGAGATTCTTACTACGCATGACAGGCTGGAAAAAAGTGATGCCATAGTTGTTCTGGGTGGAAGTTTCTATAGACCTTTTTATGCCGCAGACCTTTATAAAAAAGGATTTGCTCCACAGATATATTGCAGCAGACCTTATGTCCCGGACGAAGTCAGACTGCTAAGATCAAAAGGTATAAAAAGAAAATATCAATGGGAAATTTTAAGGGAAATCCTTATAAAAAAGGGAGTCCCTGAAAACAGCATCATTTTTTTCGGAACAGCCAATGTCAGCACGGCAGATGAGGCTGAACAATTGAGGACACTGCTCGACAAATCCGGGATTAAACACGGTTTAAAGCTTATCGTGGTGACATCACCACTGCATACCTTTAGAGCAGGTCTGATATTCAGAGCAACTTTTCCTGAATCAACAATCATCATGGCTGGGGAACCATATGATAAACCGCCCAGTAAATGGTGGACAGATTTCAGATCGGCCCGTTTTGTGGTGCTTGAAACAGCTAAACTGTTTTTCTACACATTTGGAGGAAGCTTCAAAAGCTCTTCGATCTCCTTCAGATAA
- a CDS encoding carbohydrate kinase family protein — MQILVSGSLAYDRIMSFPGSFADHILPEKIHILNVCFLVDGLDERFGGTAGNIGYSVALLGERPVILATAGKDFEGYESWLTGHDIPLNGIRIVDDEFTAGAYITTDNADNQITGFNPGAMKYACEYNFAHMDPRNVLAIVSPGNLDDMKNLPDVYREKKIPFIIDPGQNIPALSGDEMIAMLEGCKILVTNDYELEMIMKSTGKSRDELLDYCEYIITTLGEHGCVVVDKNGETKVPAAKAAEVKDPTGAGDAFRAGLIKGLVMGKSVVNSAYIGAISSVYCVEQLGTQEHSYTEDQFWARYKENFGEIK; from the coding sequence ATGCAGATTCTTGTTTCCGGTTCTTTGGCCTATGACAGGATTATGAGCTTCCCCGGTAGTTTTGCCGACCATATACTTCCTGAGAAAATTCACATCCTTAATGTCTGCTTTCTGGTTGACGGACTGGATGAAAGATTTGGAGGAACAGCCGGAAATATCGGTTACAGTGTAGCTCTTCTTGGTGAGCGTCCTGTTATTCTTGCAACAGCCGGTAAAGATTTTGAAGGTTATGAATCATGGCTTACGGGACATGATATCCCGCTTAACGGAATCAGAATTGTGGATGATGAGTTTACTGCAGGAGCATACATTACAACAGACAATGCTGATAACCAGATAACCGGATTCAACCCCGGAGCGATGAAGTATGCCTGCGAATATAATTTTGCCCACATGGACCCCCGCAACGTTCTTGCGATAGTTTCCCCCGGTAACCTTGATGACATGAAGAATCTCCCTGATGTTTACCGTGAGAAGAAAATTCCTTTCATAATTGACCCCGGCCAGAATATTCCTGCTTTAAGCGGTGACGAGATGATTGCTATGCTTGAAGGCTGCAAGATTCTTGTAACTAACGACTACGAACTTGAGATGATAATGAAGTCTACAGGTAAAAGTCGTGATGAGCTGCTTGATTACTGCGAATATATTATAACAACACTGGGCGAACACGGTTGTGTTGTGGTAGATAAGAACGGTGAAACAAAAGTTCCGGCTGCCAAAGCTGCTGAAGTTAAAGACCCTACCGGAGCCGGTGATGCCTTCAGAGCAGGCCTCATTAAAGGTCTGGTTATGGGCAAATCAGTTGTAAATTCAGCCTATATCGGCGCAATTTCATCTGTTTATTGTGTTGAGCAGCTTGGAACACAGGAACACAGTTACACAGAAGATCAGTTCTGGGCCCGCTACAAGGAAAATTTCGGGGAAATAAAATAG